Part of the Tumebacillus sp. BK434 genome is shown below.
GCACCAGCAGCAGAGCGAGACCGACGCCGAACAAGGTGTTCAGCAAAGTGACGATGACGGCGATCAGGCCGGACAGATACAAGGCATGCAGCACTTCCCGGCTGCTCAGCACCTCGAGCAGGCCGGACAAGCCGTACGCCCCGGCCGAAGCGATCATTTTGCCAAGCGGAACGATCAGCAGCGCCAGAAAAAAGAGGTACGTCAGCAGGATCAGTCCTTTTCTCATCCCCGCCCCCCCCTGTCGGTCAGCAGATTGACGCCCCACAGCACGAGGAAAGACAAGGTGAGCAGCACGACCGACACGGCGGCGGCGCCTTGCGGGTTGTAGTTTTCGATCTGCCCAAAGATGTAGACCGAAGCGACCAGCGTCTTGCCCGGCAGGTTGCCGGCGACCAGCACCACCGCGCCAAACTCGGCCAGCGCCCGGGAAAAAGCCAGCAAAGCGCCGCCGATCACACCGGGGCGAATGGCCGGAAAGATGACCTGCCAAAACGTGCGGCCAGGCGTTGCGCCCAGCGTATACGATGCTTCTTCCTGCGCCGGATCGAGCTCCTCCAAGAGCGGCTGGGTCGAGCGCACGACAAACGGAAAGGTCACAAAGATCATAGCGATGACGATCGCCGGCTGGTGATAGACGACCTCCCAGCCCCGGTTTGCAAAAAATTGTCCAAGCGGGCTTGCCGGACCGAGCAGCAGCAAAATCATCAAGCCCCCGACGGCCGTCGGCAAGGCGAACGGCAGGTCGACGAGCGAATTGAGCAGTTTC
Proteins encoded:
- the cysT gene encoding sulfate ABC transporter permease subunit CysT encodes the protein MKGLWVKRSWQSTVLIYFLLLVAVPIGRVYGEGFSLGWGRFWEAVGHPLAWQAVLLTLKLAVIAMLCNAAIGSIIAWVLVRYRFPGRKLLNSLVDLPFALPTAVGGLMILLLLGPASPLGQFFANRGWEVVYHQPAIVIAMIFVTFPFVVRSTQPLLEELDPAQEEASYTLGATPGRTFWQVIFPAIRPGVIGGALLAFSRALAEFGAVVLVAGNLPGKTLVASVYIFGQIENYNPQGAAAVSVVLLTLSFLVLWGVNLLTDRGGRG